A single Saccharolobus shibatae B12 DNA region contains:
- a CDS encoding aromatic-ring-hydroxylating dioxygenase subunit beta, with protein sequence MVNEVYYEVLQFINYETYLLDHYRFEDWLKLLTDDVKYIMARRVWAEGIPSIDLKAPLMLENKRSLEARVKKLMNEFSWSETPKSLYRHIVSSVFIEEQKGNEIKVYSNVLFLRHRPTSFMGETPEYEIFSYEREDVLRNDNNGVKLAYRLIIPDLPVIPVHALSNLY encoded by the coding sequence ATGGTAAATGAGGTTTACTACGAGGTTTTACAGTTCATTAATTACGAAACTTACTTGTTAGATCATTATAGATTCGAGGATTGGTTAAAACTTCTAACTGATGATGTTAAATATATAATGGCTAGAAGAGTTTGGGCTGAGGGAATACCTAGTATAGATCTAAAAGCTCCATTAATGCTCGAGAATAAGCGTTCATTAGAAGCTAGAGTTAAGAAGTTAATGAATGAATTCTCTTGGAGTGAAACTCCAAAATCATTATATAGACATATCGTATCAAGCGTATTTATAGAAGAGCAAAAGGGCAATGAAATAAAAGTATATTCAAACGTTTTATTCTTAAGACATAGACCTACGTCATTTATGGGAGAAACTCCAGAATACGAAATATTCTCTTATGAAAGAGAAGACGTTTTAAGAAATGATAATAATGGCGTTAAACTAGCATATAGACTGATTATACCGGATTTACCCGTAATTCCGGTTCATGCTCTTTCTAACTTATACTAG